In one window of Pseudodesulfovibrio sediminis DNA:
- a CDS encoding ATP synthase subunit I has product MLGKINQGIERWLVKSGFSITDVRIIVRNQIYVSLGTSLVIMLVTLFSQWSFAYLAGALLALINFWTLARVTQVLVYDGKRAPFLLFVIFIGKMTLSGLVLWWLIGVERVPHWGLISGLGTVVINITATGLSQMREK; this is encoded by the coding sequence GTGCTGGGCAAGATTAACCAAGGGATCGAACGCTGGCTCGTAAAGAGCGGGTTTTCGATCACTGATGTTCGAATTATTGTCCGCAATCAGATTTATGTGTCGCTGGGGACCTCTCTAGTGATCATGCTGGTAACACTGTTTTCTCAATGGTCGTTTGCTTATCTGGCGGGGGCATTACTTGCCCTGATCAACTTCTGGACGCTTGCCCGCGTGACTCAGGTGTTGGTGTACGACGGAAAGCGAGCACCGTTTTTACTGTTTGTTATATTCATTGGTAAGATGACTCTGAGCGGGCTGGTCCTCTGGTGGCTGATCGGAGTCGAACGTGTCCCTCACTGGGGGTTGATATCAGGATTGGGGACCGTGGTGATCAACATCACGGCAACAGGACTGAGTCAGATGAGGGAAAAATAG
- a CDS encoding AtpZ/AtpI family protein — MLFSKGNNRFGNLTKLAGPASQIGMHLVSSIIVGLAIGYFLDDHFGTKPWFIMIFFLLGVVAGFKMVFQDFKKIQRQVKAQDASSLKQDGEESAGQD, encoded by the coding sequence ATGCTCTTTTCAAAAGGCAATAACAGGTTTGGGAATTTAACCAAACTGGCTGGGCCGGCATCGCAGATCGGGATGCATTTGGTATCATCCATTATTGTCGGATTGGCCATCGGGTATTTTCTTGATGATCACTTCGGAACCAAGCCCTGGTTTATCATGATCTTCTTCCTTTTGGGGGTCGTGGCAGGGTTCAAGATGGTTTTTCAGGATTTTAAGAAGATACAAAGGCAAGTAAAGGCGCAAGACGCAAGTTCTTTGAAACAGGATGGAGAAGAGAGTGCTGGGCAAGATTAA
- a CDS encoding DUF3426 domain-containing protein, with protein sequence MIVTCPNCETRYNLPDDKVPAGGAKVKCSKCSQIFKAEHPPAPPEEEFDALLEEEAKGGDVPAGDEFDDAFEDVAAAVAADDGAAEVSEDDAFEQAAAAQKNAEEDDFDAAGDDAEDDLFADEDEAKTDAASDDLGDDFASDPADEVVEEDMADMDDLFDDTDETPDADEGAKPSDSDVEDDSMFEGADDDESDADDLFGDDDDEDEDSDDDAGGLFDEDDEDDEADEADEAEASDDSDMDSSLFEEGDDLTLDDKPEKGSGKKSLGCLIIIVVVALALGAAIYFKAWTLMGLDLADTLKDVPFVGQMFMEETGGDEAAAPGELPADRVRKIELKNVKQYYVPNEKVGNLFVVEGKAVNTFPTPKEQIKVEVILYDKDGKVLTSKAFLCGNVLSQFQLQVQTEKEIEDGLASEVGILSNNTFVRSGAATPFMAVFFDPPTGVKEFVVKVVDVGDAD encoded by the coding sequence ATGATCGTCACCTGCCCGAATTGCGAGACCCGTTACAACCTGCCTGACGACAAAGTCCCGGCAGGCGGTGCCAAGGTCAAATGCTCCAAGTGCTCACAGATATTCAAGGCCGAGCATCCTCCGGCACCGCCGGAAGAAGAGTTCGACGCATTGCTCGAAGAAGAAGCCAAGGGCGGCGATGTTCCGGCTGGCGATGAATTTGATGACGCCTTTGAAGACGTGGCCGCGGCCGTAGCCGCTGATGACGGTGCTGCAGAGGTGTCCGAAGATGACGCCTTTGAACAGGCTGCGGCAGCGCAGAAAAATGCCGAAGAGGACGATTTCGACGCTGCAGGCGATGACGCTGAGGACGACCTGTTCGCGGACGAGGACGAAGCCAAGACGGACGCTGCATCCGATGATCTGGGCGATGATTTTGCTTCCGATCCCGCTGACGAGGTGGTCGAAGAGGACATGGCCGACATGGATGACCTCTTCGATGATACCGATGAGACGCCGGACGCGGACGAAGGGGCGAAGCCGTCGGATTCGGATGTCGAGGACGATTCCATGTTTGAGGGCGCGGATGACGACGAGTCGGACGCGGATGATCTTTTTGGCGACGATGACGACGAAGATGAAGACAGTGACGACGACGCTGGCGGACTGTTTGATGAGGATGATGAAGACGATGAGGCCGATGAAGCCGATGAAGCCGAAGCATCCGACGACAGCGATATGGACAGCTCACTGTTTGAAGAAGGCGATGATCTGACCCTTGACGACAAGCCCGAGAAGGGCAGCGGCAAGAAGTCGCTGGGTTGCCTGATCATCATTGTGGTCGTCGCGCTTGCACTCGGTGCAGCCATCTATTTCAAGGCCTGGACCCTTATGGGGCTTGATCTGGCCGATACACTCAAGGATGTGCCGTTTGTGGGCCAGATGTTCATGGAAGAGACGGGCGGTGATGAGGCTGCCGCTCCTGGTGAACTTCCGGCAGACCGCGTGCGCAAGATCGAGCTCAAGAACGTCAAACAGTATTATGTACCCAATGAAAAGGTGGGCAACCTGTTTGTGGTCGAAGGCAAGGCGGTCAATACGTTCCCCACGCCCAAGGAACAGATCAAGGTTGAGGTCATTCTCTATGACAAGGACGGCAAGGTCCTGACATCAAAGGCATTCCTCTGCGGCAATGTGCTTTCGCAGTTCCAGTTGCAGGTGCAGACGGAGAAGGAGATCGAGGATGGTCTGGCCAGTGAAGTCGGCATCCTGTCCAACAACACGTTTGTGCGTTCCGGAGCGGCCACCCCGTTCATGGCCGTATTCTTCGACCCGCCGACAGGGGTGAAGGAGTTTGTGGTCAAGGTGGTGGATGTGGGCGACGCCGATTAA
- the hpt gene encoding hypoxanthine phosphoribosyltransferase: MAHKLKPFITAEQIAERNQSLGREIAASYDGGTQLVCICVLKGAFLFFADIIRKIDREIEVDFVRLASYGSATSRSEDIVFSKDLEISIEGKDVLVIEDIVDTGHSMDFLLHVLRRRNPKSLKICALIDKQERRQKDVHVEFAGFKLNEGFIVGYGLDYDERYRELDGIYELSTE, translated from the coding sequence ATGGCACATAAATTAAAACCGTTCATTACCGCAGAGCAGATTGCCGAGCGCAACCAGAGCCTGGGGCGTGAGATAGCTGCCAGCTATGATGGCGGCACCCAGCTGGTCTGCATCTGTGTCCTCAAGGGCGCATTCCTTTTTTTTGCTGATATCATACGGAAAATAGATCGTGAGATCGAAGTGGATTTTGTCCGTCTGGCCAGCTATGGTTCGGCCACATCCCGCTCCGAGGACATTGTTTTTTCCAAGGATCTGGAGATTTCCATTGAGGGCAAGGATGTGCTTGTTATCGAAGATATCGTCGATACAGGTCATTCCATGGATTTTCTTTTACACGTATTGCGCAGAAGAAATCCAAAGAGTTTGAAAATTTGTGCACTTATTGATAAGCAAGAGCGACGTCAAAAGGACGTCCATGTCGAATTCGCCGGTTTCAAGTTGAATGAAGGGTTCATCGTCGGATACGGTCTTGACTATGATGAACGCTACAGGGAACTGGATGGAATTTACGAACTGTCCACAGAATAG
- a CDS encoding N-acetyltransferase: MIRKARIDDVKKIHGLLMHTEEHEALVLPRSFSQLYSHLRDFVVAVDDNDDVVGCCALNIIWDNLAEIRSLVVVPSQRGRKLGRKLVETCLSEAVTLGIYKVYTLTEAPDFFAHLGFVEEDMEKLNQKIFLDCLNCARFPDHCNEVAMIMNL; this comes from the coding sequence ATGATTCGTAAAGCGCGTATTGATGATGTAAAGAAGATCCACGGTCTGCTCATGCATACCGAGGAACATGAGGCCCTTGTACTCCCCCGTTCGTTCAGCCAGCTCTATTCCCATCTGCGGGATTTCGTGGTTGCCGTGGACGACAATGACGACGTGGTGGGGTGCTGTGCTTTGAACATTATCTGGGACAACCTGGCGGAGATTCGTTCGCTGGTCGTGGTCCCGTCCCAGCGCGGCAGGAAACTGGGGCGCAAGCTGGTGGAAACCTGCCTGTCCGAAGCCGTGACACTCGGTATATACAAGGTATATACCTTGACGGAAGCGCCGGATTTTTTTGCGCACCTCGGATTTGTCGAAGAAGATATGGAAAAATTGAACCAGAAAATATTTCTGGACTGCCTCAATTGCGCCCGGTTCCCGGACCATTGCAATGAAGTGGCCATGATCATGAATCTTTAA
- a CDS encoding TlpA family protein disulfide reductase → MNILQRIAVVLLLMVGLVACSEEPGAQAESAEAPEAMTVAVAPESEIGSMKLSELKTFLADNGDKPTFIVVWTTWCPSCKQQLPELEQLYATHGDKANILAVSLDKSKDVVETFFEKKGALKLPTYWSDEALAAEFGIEAIPTLLIFNKDGELVFQEAGVYPHSMLTVVVDKMVNE, encoded by the coding sequence ATGAATATATTACAGCGCATAGCCGTTGTTCTGCTTCTGATGGTGGGGCTGGTTGCCTGCTCTGAAGAGCCCGGTGCCCAGGCCGAATCCGCGGAGGCCCCTGAGGCAATGACTGTGGCCGTTGCCCCGGAAAGTGAGATCGGCAGCATGAAGCTGTCCGAGTTGAAGACCTTTCTGGCTGATAATGGTGATAAACCCACGTTTATCGTGGTGTGGACCACATGGTGCCCCTCCTGCAAACAACAATTGCCCGAGCTTGAACAGCTCTATGCAACGCATGGTGACAAGGCCAACATACTGGCCGTGTCTCTGGATAAGTCCAAAGACGTGGTGGAGACGTTCTTCGAGAAGAAGGGGGCGTTGAAACTGCCGACATACTGGAGTGATGAAGCCCTTGCTGCCGAGTTCGGCATCGAGGCGATCCCTACCCTGCTCATTTTCAACAAGGACGGAGAGCTGGTTTTTCAGGAGGCGGGCGTGTATCCCCACTCCATGCTCACCGTGGTCGTTGACAAAATGGTGAACGAGTAA
- a CDS encoding homocysteine S-methyltransferase family protein produces MPDFRSLLDDDKIYYFDGGYGTLLQGRGLPAGLSPELWGLRAPEVIQAVHQDYLDAGANILTTNTFGGSRPKLGLDADPYELNKAMTRIARKVAGDSAFVAASIGPTGHFVEPLGDLTFRELVDIFKEQIQGCVDGGADLILGETHFDLAEAKAVVIAARMVCDLPVAMSMTFEGEASLTGTSPQTFVDTMQNMGVELIGTNCSAGPEQMHNTLKAWAPRLETPTFAEANAGLPELDDEGNTAFRLSPDAFAEQASGFVALGAKFIGGCCGTTPDHIRALRAKVGNASWVRPQKTDNAQMVLTSRAVSVPIGFDHPGVIIGERINPTGKKQLIAELQEGVFTEAQRFATEQIELGAPVLDVNVGAPMVDEVALLPELVTSLVGRFTTPLSIDSNDMKAVEAALWAYPGSPLVNSISGEPGKMETLGPLCKLFGAPFILLPIVGNKLPVTAKERLNVIADLLAQADAFGIPRRLIMVDALALTVSSKPEAALHSLEVMRHCREKWQLPTTIGLSNISFGLPARELLNSTFLALSMSAGLCSFISNPNSSRIQESLHTTEVLLNRDKQAERYIDRFTDWTQAEPTQSKGSTKGDVAEDLPVVQVAVIKGNKDGIVSLVEAELEGGMSAMEIVNSLLIPGILVVGEKYEKKEYFLPQLLQSAETMQTAFARLKPLLEEGGAAEDKPVVIMATVEGDIHDIGKNIVCLMLKNYGFDVVDLGKDVPAEKIVDAAEESKAALIGLSALMTTTMVRMEDTVRLVNERGLKAKVIIGGAVVTEKFCNAIGADGWSTDAVAAVKLAQQLTR; encoded by the coding sequence ATGCCCGACTTCAGATCACTGCTTGACGACGACAAAATCTATTATTTTGATGGTGGTTACGGCACCTTGCTGCAAGGTCGCGGACTGCCCGCAGGCCTTTCGCCCGAGCTGTGGGGGCTCAGGGCTCCCGAGGTCATCCAGGCTGTGCATCAGGACTATCTCGATGCCGGAGCCAACATCCTGACCACCAACACCTTTGGCGGTTCCAGGCCCAAGCTGGGGCTGGACGCCGACCCCTATGAATTGAACAAGGCCATGACCCGAATCGCCCGCAAGGTTGCCGGAGATTCCGCGTTCGTGGCCGCATCCATCGGACCTACCGGGCATTTTGTCGAGCCGCTTGGCGACCTGACTTTCCGTGAGTTGGTGGATATTTTCAAGGAGCAGATCCAGGGCTGCGTGGACGGCGGCGCTGACCTCATCCTTGGAGAGACGCATTTCGATCTGGCCGAGGCCAAGGCCGTGGTTATCGCGGCCCGCATGGTGTGTGACCTGCCCGTGGCCATGTCCATGACCTTCGAGGGTGAGGCGTCCCTGACCGGCACCTCGCCGCAGACCTTTGTGGACACCATGCAGAACATGGGCGTCGAGCTTATCGGCACCAACTGCTCTGCCGGTCCCGAGCAGATGCACAACACGCTCAAGGCATGGGCTCCCCGTCTGGAGACCCCGACTTTTGCCGAGGCCAACGCCGGTCTGCCCGAGCTGGACGATGAGGGTAATACCGCCTTTCGTCTGTCGCCCGACGCCTTTGCCGAGCAGGCCAGCGGATTTGTGGCTCTGGGCGCCAAGTTCATCGGCGGCTGCTGCGGCACCACGCCGGATCATATCCGTGCGCTGCGCGCCAAGGTGGGCAACGCCAGCTGGGTGCGGCCTCAGAAGACCGACAACGCCCAGATGGTCCTGACTTCCAGAGCGGTTTCCGTGCCCATCGGTTTCGATCACCCCGGCGTGATCATCGGCGAGCGCATCAATCCCACGGGTAAGAAGCAGCTCATCGCCGAGTTGCAGGAAGGCGTGTTCACCGAAGCCCAGCGATTCGCCACGGAGCAGATCGAGCTGGGAGCGCCCGTGCTGGACGTCAACGTGGGAGCGCCCATGGTGGACGAGGTTGCGCTGCTGCCCGAACTGGTGACCTCTCTGGTCGGCCGGTTTACAACTCCCTTGTCCATTGATTCAAATGACATGAAGGCTGTTGAGGCCGCGCTCTGGGCCTATCCGGGGTCGCCGCTGGTCAACTCCATTTCCGGTGAACCCGGCAAGATGGAAACACTCGGTCCCCTGTGCAAACTCTTTGGCGCTCCGTTCATTCTGTTGCCCATCGTGGGCAACAAGCTGCCTGTCACGGCCAAGGAACGGCTCAATGTCATCGCCGACCTGCTGGCGCAGGCCGATGCGTTCGGCATCCCGCGCCGACTGATCATGGTGGATGCCCTGGCCCTGACCGTGTCCTCCAAGCCCGAGGCCGCACTGCATTCCCTGGAAGTGATGCGCCACTGCCGTGAAAAGTGGCAGTTGCCCACCACCATCGGGTTGTCCAATATCTCTTTCGGCCTGCCTGCCCGCGAGTTGCTGAACTCCACCTTCCTGGCGCTGTCCATGAGCGCAGGGCTGTGTTCGTTCATTTCCAACCCCAACTCGTCGCGCATTCAGGAGAGCCTGCATACGACTGAGGTCCTGCTCAATCGGGACAAACAGGCAGAGCGGTACATTGATAGATTCACCGACTGGACCCAGGCCGAGCCGACCCAGTCAAAGGGCTCGACCAAAGGCGATGTGGCAGAGGACCTGCCCGTGGTTCAGGTCGCTGTCATCAAGGGAAACAAGGACGGTATCGTCTCTCTGGTCGAAGCTGAGCTTGAAGGCGGCATGTCGGCCATGGAGATCGTCAACTCGCTGCTCATTCCGGGTATCCTCGTGGTGGGCGAAAAGTATGAGAAGAAGGAGTACTTCCTTCCGCAGCTCCTGCAGAGCGCCGAGACCATGCAGACCGCCTTTGCCCGACTCAAGCCGCTCCTTGAAGAGGGCGGAGCTGCCGAGGACAAACCGGTCGTCATCATGGCCACGGTCGAAGGCGATATTCATGATATCGGCAAGAATATTGTCTGTCTGATGCTCAAGAACTACGGATTTGACGTGGTCGATCTCGGCAAGGACGTGCCGGCCGAAAAGATTGTTGACGCGGCTGAAGAATCCAAGGCAGCCCTGATCGGCCTGTCCGCCCTCATGACCACCACCATGGTGCGCATGGAAGACACGGTGAGGCTGGTCAATGAACGCGGCCTGAAGGCCAAGGTCATCATTGGCGGGGCCGTAGTCACCGAAAAGTTCTGCAACGCCATCGGCGCTGACGGCTGGTCCACGGATGCCGTGGCCGCAGTCAAGCTGGCGCAACAGTTGACCCGATAA
- a CDS encoding sigma-70 family RNA polymerase sigma factor, whose translation MTTENTTTVVEPEIVDPDEIDVEIPEPTAVPINAPAKTEGLEKRLPAMNFAPSSKEVRVRDPLQLYLKEIARFPMLEPEEEYALAKRVQDENDQDAAFKLVSSHLRLVVKIAMDFQRRWMQNGLDLIQEGNVGLLKAVTKFDPEKGIKFSYYAAFWIKAYILKYIMDNWRMVKIGTTQTQRKLFYNLNKERQRLQTMGFDPTTEVLSERLGVSESEIDEMDQRLSKNDMSLNAPLGDDSDATKMDFLPSLGPGVEESIANDQIVGLLLENIKAIRPLLNEKEMAILDQRLLSEDPVTLREIGETFGVTRERVRQIEARLLSKIKEHMTERIQDFSKDWVLEHD comes from the coding sequence ATGACAACAGAGAATACGACGACTGTGGTTGAGCCCGAGATTGTTGATCCCGATGAGATCGACGTTGAAATCCCGGAGCCGACCGCCGTCCCCATAAATGCCCCGGCAAAGACCGAAGGGCTGGAGAAAAGGCTCCCGGCAATGAACTTTGCACCGTCCTCGAAGGAAGTGCGTGTTCGTGATCCGTTGCAGCTGTATCTCAAGGAAATCGCACGGTTTCCCATGCTGGAGCCGGAAGAGGAATATGCGCTGGCCAAGCGCGTGCAGGACGAGAACGATCAGGATGCCGCTTTCAAGTTGGTCTCATCCCACCTGCGTCTGGTGGTCAAGATCGCCATGGATTTCCAGCGACGCTGGATGCAGAACGGGCTGGACCTGATTCAGGAAGGCAATGTCGGCCTGCTCAAGGCCGTGACCAAATTCGACCCGGAAAAAGGCATCAAGTTTTCCTATTATGCCGCCTTCTGGATCAAGGCCTATATCCTGAAGTACATCATGGATAACTGGCGCATGGTCAAGATCGGCACCACGCAGACCCAGCGCAAGCTCTTTTACAATCTGAACAAGGAAAGGCAACGCCTCCAGACCATGGGATTTGATCCGACCACAGAAGTACTGAGTGAACGGCTCGGGGTCTCTGAATCGGAAATCGACGAAATGGATCAGCGCCTGTCCAAGAACGACATGTCGTTGAACGCACCCCTTGGCGACGACTCCGATGCCACCAAGATGGACTTTCTGCCATCGCTGGGACCGGGAGTGGAAGAATCCATCGCCAATGACCAGATCGTGGGGCTGCTGCTGGAGAACATCAAAGCCATCCGCCCGTTGCTGAACGAAAAGGAGATGGCCATCCTTGATCAGAGGCTGCTGTCCGAAGACCCCGTCACCCTGCGGGAGATTGGCGAGACCTTCGGCGTGACCAGAGAACGTGTCCGCCAGATCGAAGCCAGATTGTTGAGCAAGATCAAGGAACACATGACTGAGAGAATTCAGGATTTTTCAAAAGACTGGGTGTTGGAACACGATTAA
- a CDS encoding tetratricopeptide repeat protein — protein MTQLNRFELRTALFALTLTVSLLAVAGCVGKQTTSTMDTGQPQVVVRPMSPSAQANYDYLVYMDKLQQLRQDAQKRGVRAMSREEAAKTHAEAVAALDRILAIDPSPQLYVEKAGLFWNHPEGTALSRKALNEGLARYPDNRMLTVYLANAYIADERLDDAIKVMDGFISRHPDDIDVLEQLGQILMEAGKDAEALDALNKIPEAKRGPETLYTMGRVQGNLGMRKAAIANLKKTLKLDPGFTEALVELAYQYEMSKDYVAAEKIYSSILEENEAFYEARSRLISLNLKLNNPDRALELAMDGPPTKEFVIDAALMFIDNGFYAQGSTTLDRLATDTDIPAEYFFYKAVIADQGENDQQKALSYLNQVDPHDRLYPHALRFQAQILASMGRVDDALSIAVTGKERYPNASIFYILEASLLRLEKNYTGAEEALKQGLLHRRNDPELTYELAMIYEALNRRAEGLELMEQVVRAHPDNANALNYVGYTLAEEGRELDRALVLVTKASNLDPENGYILDSVAWVHFKRGEFEKAWKYIQYAVDVVQKDPTIWEHYGDIATRTGNTKAARKGYKLSLKHKTSNADTVKEKLKNL, from the coding sequence ATGACACAATTGAACCGGTTTGAATTACGCACGGCCCTATTTGCCCTGACACTGACAGTCTCACTGCTGGCCGTGGCTGGTTGCGTAGGCAAACAGACGACCTCCACCATGGACACAGGACAGCCGCAGGTGGTTGTCAGACCCATGTCTCCATCGGCACAGGCCAACTACGACTACCTTGTCTACATGGACAAGCTCCAGCAACTGCGGCAGGACGCCCAGAAAAGAGGCGTCAGGGCCATGTCCAGAGAGGAAGCGGCCAAGACACATGCCGAAGCCGTGGCCGCTCTGGATCGTATCCTGGCCATTGATCCCTCCCCGCAACTCTATGTGGAAAAGGCCGGACTGTTCTGGAACCATCCTGAAGGCACGGCCCTGTCCCGCAAGGCCCTCAACGAAGGACTGGCCCGCTATCCCGACAACCGGATGCTGACCGTCTATCTGGCCAACGCCTATATCGCGGACGAAAGACTGGACGACGCCATCAAGGTGATGGACGGCTTCATCTCCCGCCACCCGGATGACATCGACGTGCTGGAGCAGCTCGGTCAGATTCTCATGGAAGCGGGCAAGGACGCCGAAGCTCTGGACGCGCTCAACAAGATACCGGAGGCCAAACGCGGTCCGGAGACTCTCTACACCATGGGGCGGGTCCAGGGAAACCTGGGCATGCGCAAGGCAGCCATCGCCAACCTGAAGAAAACCCTTAAGCTGGACCCCGGTTTTACCGAAGCGCTGGTCGAGCTGGCCTACCAGTATGAGATGTCCAAGGATTACGTGGCGGCTGAAAAGATCTACTCTTCCATCCTTGAAGAGAACGAAGCCTTCTACGAAGCCAGGTCAAGACTCATCAGCCTCAACCTCAAGCTGAACAATCCCGACCGCGCTCTTGAGCTCGCCATGGATGGCCCGCCCACCAAGGAGTTCGTCATCGACGCCGCCCTCATGTTCATCGACAACGGGTTTTATGCCCAGGGGTCGACAACCCTTGACAGGTTGGCCACGGACACTGACATCCCGGCAGAATACTTTTTCTACAAGGCGGTCATCGCCGATCAGGGTGAAAACGACCAGCAAAAAGCCTTGAGCTACCTCAATCAGGTCGATCCGCATGACAGGCTGTACCCTCACGCTTTGCGATTCCAGGCGCAGATTCTTGCCAGCATGGGCAGGGTCGATGACGCCCTCAGCATCGCCGTGACCGGCAAGGAGCGGTACCCCAACGCTTCCATCTTCTACATACTGGAAGCCTCTCTGCTGAGACTCGAAAAGAACTATACCGGCGCCGAGGAAGCCCTGAAACAAGGGCTGCTGCACCGCAGGAATGACCCGGAACTGACCTATGAGCTGGCCATGATCTATGAAGCCCTGAACCGCAGGGCCGAGGGACTGGAACTCATGGAGCAGGTCGTTCGCGCCCACCCGGACAATGCCAATGCCCTCAACTATGTCGGCTACACCCTGGCAGAAGAAGGCCGGGAACTCGACCGCGCCCTTGTGCTGGTCACCAAGGCCTCCAACCTCGACCCGGAGAACGGCTACATTCTCGACTCCGTGGCCTGGGTGCATTTCAAGCGAGGGGAATTTGAAAAGGCGTGGAAATACATCCAGTACGCCGTGGACGTGGTCCAGAAAGATCCCACGATCTGGGAACACTATGGCGACATCGCCACCAGAACCGGCAATACCAAGGCGGCACGCAAGGGGTACAAGCTCTCCCTGAAGCACAAAACCTCCAATGCCGATACCGTGAAGGAAAAGCTGAAGAACTTATGA
- the rpiB gene encoding ribose 5-phosphate isomerase B, whose product MNKTIVIGSDHGGFNLKAVYIKALEEWGYTVEDQGPDCLDSCDYPLFAAKVCNSIKQDDAKLGVLICGTGQGMTMTANRMGVRAALCTNEFLARMAREHNDARILCMGERVTGQGLALEILKAFLETEFGGDRHQRRIDLIDTVSK is encoded by the coding sequence GTGAACAAGACCATCGTCATCGGCTCCGACCACGGGGGCTTCAATCTCAAGGCTGTATACATCAAGGCGCTTGAAGAGTGGGGATATACCGTAGAGGACCAGGGGCCGGACTGCCTGGACTCCTGCGACTATCCGCTTTTTGCGGCCAAGGTATGCAACAGCATCAAGCAGGACGACGCCAAGCTCGGTGTCCTCATCTGCGGAACAGGCCAGGGTATGACCATGACCGCCAATCGCATGGGCGTGCGCGCGGCATTGTGTACCAACGAATTTCTGGCTCGCATGGCCCGCGAGCACAACGACGCGCGCATCCTCTGCATGGGCGAACGCGTCACGGGACAGGGGTTGGCCCTGGAAATCCTGAAAGCATTTCTCGAAACCGAGTTCGGGGGCGATCGACATCAGCGGCGTATCGACCTCATTGACACTGTTTCCAAATAG